From one Ooceraea biroi isolate clonal line C1 chromosome 7, Obir_v5.4, whole genome shotgun sequence genomic stretch:
- the LOC105279763 gene encoding glutamate receptor ionotropic, kainate 2 isoform X2 — MRQFIGMDMRRRFFLVATTLLAFAVHGVHGVARPIKVGAIFHKGDEDLKFAFERAIYDTRYEHLAPAFKLIPVIAEVDVDTDSFNTATATCELLQEGVVAIFGPASPHTRGIVTSITTRFDVPHIEYVWRENEKIKNPSSMTINVYPDSELLSQAIAAVVDSMNLPNFVVIYETDEGLSRIQKILTLKRKKDSSIIVRQLGEGPDYRPVLKEIQAMKVCNVIIDIDPHKIVDVLNQAKQVKLLADYCNFIITYLDSSKLPIFEIRNGTTANITAISLRETDHEEIKWLDSAILYDAVFLFNKALETLNARSIDYEDPDFIYPLPISCNDGMKYQAGPNITSVMRELSKMGKITGIMSIDEYGHRDNFKIYILNFRQPGNPTQIGFWMPNSGDVQLMQTKHEIESYLYKSIQDKHFKISTRVGAPYIIEVTDDQSRGILIDQKRYEGYCIDLIDEIAKQLGFKYTFELEPKNKYGTYDEKTKTWDGLIRRLLDHEADLAICDLTITYQRESAVDFSMPFMNLGISILFSKPEEKVPLLFSFLSPLSVDVWMYMATAYLIVSLMLFLQARIAPGEWDNPHPCNDDPEELENNFNLKNSMWLTIGSLMQQGSDILPKAPSIRMLAGMWWFFTLIMISSYTANLAAFLTAEKMDTPIKNVEDLAKQTKIKYGALKGGSTSTFFRDSNYSTYKRMWNTMVETKPSVFTKDNEDGVDRVVKEKRQYAFLMESTSIEYKMERNCEIDKIGGLIDNKGYGIALPRNSPYRTPINRAILTLGEKGTLQQLKKKWWQEIGGGQCKKADADKNANTSELRLANVGGVFLVLMCGCGASLIIAICEFLWNVRKVAVREKITPWEALVAELKFAVNIWAVTKPVKIIKSRSASSMEGGHGRAASTARSIVGSFLRLDILDKFDKDAKTNNRSNDRKIN, encoded by the exons GCGCGATTTTTCATAAAGGCGATGAAGATCTCAAATTCGCGTTCGAAAGAGCAATTTATGATACGAGATACGAGCATCTCGCACCCGCGTTCAAGCTCATTCCTGTCATCGCCGAAGTGGATGTTGATACTGACAGCTTCAATACTGCAACAGCTA CTTGCGAGCTCCTCCAAGAAGGAGTGGTAGCCATTTTCGGACCCGCAAGCCCGCATACTCGTGGAATCGTCACGAGCATTACCACGCGATTTGATGTACCGCATATCGAATACGTAtggcgagagaacgagaagatCAAGAACCCGTCATCGATGACTATAAATGTGTACCCGGATAGCGAGCTGCTCAGCCAG gcCATTGCCGCTGTTGTCGATTCGATGAATCTTCCCAACTTTGTGGTAATCTACGAGACCGACGAAGGATTATCGCGCATTCAGAAAATTCTGACTCTGAAACGGAAAAAGGACAGTTCCATCATTGTACGACAACTGGGCGAAGGACCAGATTATCGACCGGTGCTCAAAGAAATACAGGCAATGAAAGTGTGCAATGTAATCATCGACATAGACCCGCACAAGATCGTTGATGTCCTCAACCAGGCGAAGCAAGTCAAGTTGCTTGCagattattgcaattttatcaTAACATATTTG GATTCATCGAAACTGCCTATCTTTGAAATACGTAATGGAACCACTGCCAACATCACCGCAATCAGTTTGAGGGAAACCGATCACGAAGAAATTAAATGG CTAGACTCGGCGATTCTTTACGATgcagtatttttattcaacAAGGCTCTGGAGACCTTGAACGCGAGGAGTATTGATTATGAGGATCCTGACTTCATCTATCCTCTACCGATCTCTTGTAACGATGGTATGAAGTATCAAGCAGGTCCAAATATCACTAGTGTTATGCGCGAG TTATCGAAAATGGGGAAGATAACAGGCATCATGAGCATTGACGAATACGGCCATAGAGATAACTTCaagatttatatattgaattttcGGCAACCAGGCAATCCTACGCAGATCGGTTTTTGGATGCCAAACTCCGGCGACGTGCAGCTTATGCAAACCAAACACGAGATCGAAAGTTACCTGTACAAATCCATCCAAGACAAACATTTCAAAATCTCCACCAGAGTG GGTGCACCTTACATTATCGAAGTGACAGATGACCAGTCGCGTGGGATATTGATTGATCAAAAGCGTTACGAAGGCTACTGTATCGATCTGATTGACGAGATCGCGAAACAGCTGGGCTTCAAGTATACATTTGAGCTAGAGCCAAAAAACAAGTATGGAACTTATGACGAGAAGACGAAGACGTGGGATGGCCTGATCAGGCGCCTTCTTGATCAC GAAGCCGATCTTGCGATATGCGACCTGACAATAACTTATCAAAGAGAAAGCGCTGTTGATTTTTCGATGCCGTTTATGAACCTCG GTATCAGCATCTTGTTTAGCAAGCCTGAGGAAAAAGTTCCGctgcttttttctttcctatCGCCCTTGTCTGTAGATGTATGGATGTACATGGCGACTGCATATCTCATCGTGTCGCTAATGCTGTTTCTTCAGGCAAG AATAGCACCTGGTGAGTGGGATAATCCGCATCCGTGCAATGATGATCCTGAGGAgcttgaaaataatttcaatttgaaGAATTCAATGTGGCTGACCATCGGCTCTCTTATGCAACAAGGCTCAGACATACTTCCGAA AGCGCCATCAATACGCATGCTTGCCGGAATGTGGTGGTTCTTTACATTGATAATGATCTCTTCCTATACGGCCAACCTCGCGGCTTTCCTCACCGCAGAGAAAATGGACACACCGATTAAAAACGTGGAGGATCTGGCTAAACAGACCAAGATCAAGTATGGAGCTCTCAAAGGAGGCTCGACGTCGACTTTCTTCCGG GATTCGAACTACTCGACGTACAAACGTATGTGGAATACAATGGTAGAGACAAAGCCAAGCGTGTTCACCAAAGACAATGAAGACG GTGTCGACCGAGTTGTCAAAGAGAAACGGCAGTACGCCTTCCTCATGGAGTCCACCAGCATCGAATACAAGATGGAGCGAAACTGCGAAATTGACAAAATTGGAGGCCTCATCGACAACAAGGGCTACGGCATTGCCCTACCGCGTA ACTCACCGTATCGGACGCCGATCAACAGAGCGATCTTAACGCTAGGGGAGAAAGGAACGTTGCAACAATTAAAGAAGAAGTGGTGGCAAGAGATAGGCGGTGGACAATGCAAGAAGGCCGACGCGGACAAGAACGCCAATACGAGCGAATTGAGACTGGCGAACGTTGGAGGCGTCTTCCTCGTCCTTATGTGCGGTTGCGGCGCCTCGTTGATCATCGCTATTTGCGAGTTCCTGTGGAACGTACGAAAGGTCGCTGTGAGAGAAAAG ATCACACCATGGGAAGCGCTAGTCGCCGAGCTAAAATTCGCCGTGAACATCTGGGCGGTGACGAAGCCCGTTAAAATCATTAAGAGCAGGAGTGCAAGCTCCATGGAGGGCGGACACGGCAGAGCCGCGTCCACGGCCCGTTCCATTGTCGGTTCGTTCCTGCGTCTCGACATACTCGATAAATTCGATAAGGATGCCAAGACGAACAATCGGAGCAACGaccgtaaaattaattga
- the LOC105279763 gene encoding glutamate receptor ionotropic, kainate 2 isoform X1, with amino-acid sequence MVSVKRKSDKQFIGMDMRRRFFLVATTLLAFAVHGVHGVARPIKVGAIFHKGDEDLKFAFERAIYDTRYEHLAPAFKLIPVIAEVDVDTDSFNTATATCELLQEGVVAIFGPASPHTRGIVTSITTRFDVPHIEYVWRENEKIKNPSSMTINVYPDSELLSQAIAAVVDSMNLPNFVVIYETDEGLSRIQKILTLKRKKDSSIIVRQLGEGPDYRPVLKEIQAMKVCNVIIDIDPHKIVDVLNQAKQVKLLADYCNFIITYLDSSKLPIFEIRNGTTANITAISLRETDHEEIKWLDSAILYDAVFLFNKALETLNARSIDYEDPDFIYPLPISCNDGMKYQAGPNITSVMRELSKMGKITGIMSIDEYGHRDNFKIYILNFRQPGNPTQIGFWMPNSGDVQLMQTKHEIESYLYKSIQDKHFKISTRVGAPYIIEVTDDQSRGILIDQKRYEGYCIDLIDEIAKQLGFKYTFELEPKNKYGTYDEKTKTWDGLIRRLLDHEADLAICDLTITYQRESAVDFSMPFMNLGISILFSKPEEKVPLLFSFLSPLSVDVWMYMATAYLIVSLMLFLQARIAPGEWDNPHPCNDDPEELENNFNLKNSMWLTIGSLMQQGSDILPKAPSIRMLAGMWWFFTLIMISSYTANLAAFLTAEKMDTPIKNVEDLAKQTKIKYGALKGGSTSTFFRDSNYSTYKRMWNTMVETKPSVFTKDNEDGVDRVVKEKRQYAFLMESTSIEYKMERNCEIDKIGGLIDNKGYGIALPRNSPYRTPINRAILTLGEKGTLQQLKKKWWQEIGGGQCKKADADKNANTSELRLANVGGVFLVLMCGCGASLIIAICEFLWNVRKVAVREKITPWEALVAELKFAVNIWAVTKPVKIIKSRSASSMEGGHGRAASTARSIVGSFLRLDILDKFDKDAKTNNRSNDRKIN; translated from the exons GCGCGATTTTTCATAAAGGCGATGAAGATCTCAAATTCGCGTTCGAAAGAGCAATTTATGATACGAGATACGAGCATCTCGCACCCGCGTTCAAGCTCATTCCTGTCATCGCCGAAGTGGATGTTGATACTGACAGCTTCAATACTGCAACAGCTA CTTGCGAGCTCCTCCAAGAAGGAGTGGTAGCCATTTTCGGACCCGCAAGCCCGCATACTCGTGGAATCGTCACGAGCATTACCACGCGATTTGATGTACCGCATATCGAATACGTAtggcgagagaacgagaagatCAAGAACCCGTCATCGATGACTATAAATGTGTACCCGGATAGCGAGCTGCTCAGCCAG gcCATTGCCGCTGTTGTCGATTCGATGAATCTTCCCAACTTTGTGGTAATCTACGAGACCGACGAAGGATTATCGCGCATTCAGAAAATTCTGACTCTGAAACGGAAAAAGGACAGTTCCATCATTGTACGACAACTGGGCGAAGGACCAGATTATCGACCGGTGCTCAAAGAAATACAGGCAATGAAAGTGTGCAATGTAATCATCGACATAGACCCGCACAAGATCGTTGATGTCCTCAACCAGGCGAAGCAAGTCAAGTTGCTTGCagattattgcaattttatcaTAACATATTTG GATTCATCGAAACTGCCTATCTTTGAAATACGTAATGGAACCACTGCCAACATCACCGCAATCAGTTTGAGGGAAACCGATCACGAAGAAATTAAATGG CTAGACTCGGCGATTCTTTACGATgcagtatttttattcaacAAGGCTCTGGAGACCTTGAACGCGAGGAGTATTGATTATGAGGATCCTGACTTCATCTATCCTCTACCGATCTCTTGTAACGATGGTATGAAGTATCAAGCAGGTCCAAATATCACTAGTGTTATGCGCGAG TTATCGAAAATGGGGAAGATAACAGGCATCATGAGCATTGACGAATACGGCCATAGAGATAACTTCaagatttatatattgaattttcGGCAACCAGGCAATCCTACGCAGATCGGTTTTTGGATGCCAAACTCCGGCGACGTGCAGCTTATGCAAACCAAACACGAGATCGAAAGTTACCTGTACAAATCCATCCAAGACAAACATTTCAAAATCTCCACCAGAGTG GGTGCACCTTACATTATCGAAGTGACAGATGACCAGTCGCGTGGGATATTGATTGATCAAAAGCGTTACGAAGGCTACTGTATCGATCTGATTGACGAGATCGCGAAACAGCTGGGCTTCAAGTATACATTTGAGCTAGAGCCAAAAAACAAGTATGGAACTTATGACGAGAAGACGAAGACGTGGGATGGCCTGATCAGGCGCCTTCTTGATCAC GAAGCCGATCTTGCGATATGCGACCTGACAATAACTTATCAAAGAGAAAGCGCTGTTGATTTTTCGATGCCGTTTATGAACCTCG GTATCAGCATCTTGTTTAGCAAGCCTGAGGAAAAAGTTCCGctgcttttttctttcctatCGCCCTTGTCTGTAGATGTATGGATGTACATGGCGACTGCATATCTCATCGTGTCGCTAATGCTGTTTCTTCAGGCAAG AATAGCACCTGGTGAGTGGGATAATCCGCATCCGTGCAATGATGATCCTGAGGAgcttgaaaataatttcaatttgaaGAATTCAATGTGGCTGACCATCGGCTCTCTTATGCAACAAGGCTCAGACATACTTCCGAA AGCGCCATCAATACGCATGCTTGCCGGAATGTGGTGGTTCTTTACATTGATAATGATCTCTTCCTATACGGCCAACCTCGCGGCTTTCCTCACCGCAGAGAAAATGGACACACCGATTAAAAACGTGGAGGATCTGGCTAAACAGACCAAGATCAAGTATGGAGCTCTCAAAGGAGGCTCGACGTCGACTTTCTTCCGG GATTCGAACTACTCGACGTACAAACGTATGTGGAATACAATGGTAGAGACAAAGCCAAGCGTGTTCACCAAAGACAATGAAGACG GTGTCGACCGAGTTGTCAAAGAGAAACGGCAGTACGCCTTCCTCATGGAGTCCACCAGCATCGAATACAAGATGGAGCGAAACTGCGAAATTGACAAAATTGGAGGCCTCATCGACAACAAGGGCTACGGCATTGCCCTACCGCGTA ACTCACCGTATCGGACGCCGATCAACAGAGCGATCTTAACGCTAGGGGAGAAAGGAACGTTGCAACAATTAAAGAAGAAGTGGTGGCAAGAGATAGGCGGTGGACAATGCAAGAAGGCCGACGCGGACAAGAACGCCAATACGAGCGAATTGAGACTGGCGAACGTTGGAGGCGTCTTCCTCGTCCTTATGTGCGGTTGCGGCGCCTCGTTGATCATCGCTATTTGCGAGTTCCTGTGGAACGTACGAAAGGTCGCTGTGAGAGAAAAG ATCACACCATGGGAAGCGCTAGTCGCCGAGCTAAAATTCGCCGTGAACATCTGGGCGGTGACGAAGCCCGTTAAAATCATTAAGAGCAGGAGTGCAAGCTCCATGGAGGGCGGACACGGCAGAGCCGCGTCCACGGCCCGTTCCATTGTCGGTTCGTTCCTGCGTCTCGACATACTCGATAAATTCGATAAGGATGCCAAGACGAACAATCGGAGCAACGaccgtaaaattaattga